In Runella sp. SP2, the genomic window TCAATACGTATTCCAAGGCTTCGGCGCGTTTTCCATCGCTTCGACCAATCCGCCCAGGCGACCCAATCACACTTTGGTCGTTGAGGGCTTCCATCACCTCGTCGGCCGAAATATTGTAAGCCCGCATACGGTCGGGTTTGAGCCAAATCCGCATCGCGTACTGGCGACTACCCAAGATACTGGCTTGCCCAATTCCCGTAATCCGTTGAAGTTCAGGTAACATATTTACTCCCGCAAAGTTGAAGAGAAACTTCATGTTGGCTTTGGGGTCTTTGCTGTACAAGTTGACGTACATCAACATGTTGGGAACGATACGGTTGACGATAACCCCTTCGCGCTGCACCAAAACGGGCAAGCGGTTGAGTACCTGCGCAATACGCGTATTGACGTTGACGACAGCTTGGTCGGGGTCAGTGCCGAGGTTAAAGACAATCTGGATGTTGGCTTCCCCCGCACTGGTGGCGTCAGAAGTCATGTATTTCATGCCAGGTACGCCGTTGATGGCCTGTTCCATCGGAATCAGCACCGATTCGGTAAGTACCTTCGCACTAGCCCCTGGGTAAGAGGCCCGTACGATGACCATTGGGGGCGAAATTTCGGGAAATTGTGAGATAGGTAAGCTAGTAATAGCCAATATCCCCATGAAAATGATGACCAGCGAGATGACGATAGCAAGCACTGGTCGATGTATGAATTTACTAAACATATTCTTGCGAGGTTTTGGGGACGGCTGTTACTCAGTATAAACTTTAAGATTGGCCAACACTTTGTGCGGGTCTTGGTAATCAAAGTGAATCTTCTCGTTGTCGTGTACTTTACGGATACCTTCAAGCAAGATGCGTTCGTCGGCGGCTAAGCCATCTTTTACCACGTAGAGGTCGGGCATTTCGGCCGCAATATTGATTTCACGTGATCGTACAACGTTGTCTTTTCCAACCACATACACATAGCGTTTTTCTAGAATTTCAAAAGTGGCTTTTTGTGGAATAATGATGGCGTTGCGAAGCGGAACCACCATTTGGATGTTGCCTGTTTCGCCGTGACGAAGCAGCCCTTTGGGGTTGGGGAAAGTAGCCCGAAAGGCAATGTTACCCGTTTCGTTGTTGAAGTCGGCCTCAATCGTTTCGACAATGCCCGAGTGACCAAAGAGTTGATTATTAGCCATCAACAAATTGACCGACATCTTTTTGCCGTCTTGTGCTTTGGCTTTAAAATCTAAGTATTCGGCTTCGGGTACGTTGAAATACACCCACATTTTGCTGTTGTCAGAAAGCGTGGTGAGCAAATCGCCTTCATCCACCAAACTTCCAGGGCGTACTTGAAAATGGTCCATGATGCCCGAAAAAGGCGCTTTGATTTTGGTAAAACCTAAATGTACTTGGGCTAAGGCAAGTTCGGCTTTGGCTTTGTCCCACTTGGCATTGACCATCGCCAATTCGTTGGGCGCTACGATGTTGCTATCGGCAAGGCGTTTGGTGTTTCGGTATTCGATGCTGACAAACTTAGCTTCGGCTTCGGCTTTTTGTACTTCGGCTTCGTACAGTTTGGGCATGATTTGAAACATCAATTGGCCTTCTTTGATAAACTGACCTTCGTCCACGTAGATATTTTGGAGGTAGCCTCGCTGCTGAGCGCGGAGCTCAATATGGCGAAATGCACGGATTTGGCAGACGTAATCTTTCGTAATGGTAGTGTCTTTTTTGAGGGGGTTGGTCACCAAAAACTTGGTAATTTCTTCCTTCTCTTCTTCTTTTTCTGAGCAACTTGTAC contains:
- a CDS encoding efflux RND transporter periplasmic adaptor subunit, producing the protein MNKTLMLASFCALLWCTSCSEKEEEKEEITKFLVTNPLKKDTTITKDYVCQIRAFRHIELRAQQRGYLQNIYVDEGQFIKEGQLMFQIMPKLYEAEVQKAEAEAKFVSIEYRNTKRLADSNIVAPNELAMVNAKWDKAKAELALAQVHLGFTKIKAPFSGIMDHFQVRPGSLVDEGDLLTTLSDNSKMWVYFNVPEAEYLDFKAKAQDGKKMSVNLLMANNQLFGHSGIVETIEADFNNETGNIAFRATFPNPKGLLRHGETGNIQMVVPLRNAIIIPQKATFEILEKRYVYVVGKDNVVRSREINIAAEMPDLYVVKDGLAADERILLEGIRKVHDNEKIHFDYQDPHKVLANLKVYTE